Genomic window (Musa acuminata AAA Group cultivar baxijiao chromosome BXJ1-9, Cavendish_Baxijiao_AAA, whole genome shotgun sequence):
GACACATCTACTTCAGTGCAAACACCAATGCGGTACTAGCGTCTGTTCAATGACATAGGTCTTTTGCTCTCGGGTAACCTTAAGCCACCTACTTATTCCTGTCGAGGCATTTTTGAACCTCACCCAATAGGTGCAGACACTAACTGACATGATCCGGGTTATCTTCCCACTCCTACCTCAATTAGCCCAATAAGCACCGCCACCATCTCAACCGCGATCAATATCTCAACTGTCACTAGCTTTGGTTTTTGTCGGGATTCGCCCACCCGACGTGGTGCCAACATCTCAGGATCACCTAAGGCCTATGGAATCGCTGGTCTAGGGAGTGCCTCACTCCCCGACCGTAGAATTCAGTGCATCACTCCGCTCAACTTGAATTTGAGACCCAGTCAATGGATTCGATGGATGACTCATTGAGGATCCAATTACAATAAATTGACCAACGTCTAACAGAGAAATAACGATAGTTCCAACAATCTCGAGAGAAAATATTAATCCTTGTTATCGAGATCTGAGGTATACAAGAAGCCCATCTGTCACTTATAATATAGGTCTTCATGATGGGTCTAAAGCTCTTTTACTTTTTCTAGTCATTGGTGGAGAGGCCATCAATGACGATGCCTGAGGTGCTTCAAAGGACCAACCAATATATTGCTGTGGGGGCATTGGTCTCGAGTAAGGGTGAGGAGATGCGCAAAAGGCCGAGACAAGAGTGACTACCATCAATCCCGACCTCGAGGTCACCATGATAAAGAAAAAATTGATTGACCCAATGAAGAATTTAAGGTGAAGAAGAAATGATCGACCCGAGCTACCTTGCTTGAGGTCCGAGTCGACTCCCTTGAACATGACTAGAACCTAAGTCATTTTACAGATAAAAAAAAAGGGCTCTTGAAAGACCCTCAACTGATGAAGACACCATTGGATATGAAGAACAAATCCAAGTACTACCACCTCCACCGTGATTATGGCTATGACATGGAGGACTATTGCGATTTGAAGGAGCAAATCAAAGAACTCATTTGTCGAGAATACCTTGGGAAGTTCGTCTAGAGGCACCGGAAACCTTCGCCTCGACCTCATGAGTCGATGGAGAGGTGGAGATGTAGATCAATGTCATCATCGGTGGCCTTGCCTTAGGAGGAGGCAGCTCTTCGGGTCGTAAAGTCTATGCTCGGGCTACCATCAAAAAGTGTCCAGGGTTAGAAGACTACTCGAAAATAACTTTCAAGAAAGAAGAGTCATAATACCTCGACCTAAACCATAACAATGCCTTGGTGGTTTTCGCGAGGATGATTAACTCTTGATTGAAGAGGATTATGATTAATACAGCCTGCATGTCATATTTGGGAATGAACCCTACTCCAAAACGGTAATGACCAAATTCATAGTGATAAAATTCCTAATGAGGATCAATGTTGAAAAGCTGAAAAGCAACCCGAGGGAGTCGCTCTAGTGTTATATGACGACGGTCTCTCTATCGAAGAAGGCCTGGCCCGAGGTACTACTAATCGATCCCCGGAATTTCACTAAGTCCCTATAACATCCGAAGTCAATGAAGTCATTGATCGAGCACCCCTGGACAAAGCCTGCCATGGCGAGAAGAGGATCCGAAGTCCACCACGATGGAGAGAGAACTTGAAGCCTACCACGGTTGAAGGACTTAAAAtcctccacaaaaaaaaaaaaacttcaagcCTACAATGGTGGGAGGATCTAAAATCCACCATGACGGAGGGAGGGCTTAAAGCCTATCACAACAAAGAGGGCCCAAAATTTGCCACAATAGAGAGAAGACTCAAAATTCACCATGGCAGAGGGAGGATCCAAAATCCCTCATGGCGGAGGGAGAACCCAAAATCTACCATGATAAAGAAAGGACTTAGAGCCCACCAAGGACCCAAAATCTACCATGACAGAGGCACATGCCCaacatgctcaagacatatgagtcGAAAAAACCCAACCCACATGAAGAAATCCGCCATGGTGGAGGCACAAGGCCAATGTTTTCAAGAAGTATAAGTTGAGAAAACTCGACTCATATGAAAAAATCTACTACGACGGAGGCACAAGACCAACGTGCTCAAGACGCACAAGTAAGGAAAACCCGACCCATATGAAGAAATTCACTATGACAGAGGCATAGGGAAAAATGTGCTCGAGGCgtgtgagttgggaaaactcGATCTACGCTAGAAGAAATCCACTACAGTAGAAGTGTAGGGCAAAACATACCCAAGACACATAAATCGGGAAAACCTAACACGTGAAAAAATTTGCCACGATGGAGGCACAAAGTTAATGTGGCCGAGACGCATAAGTCGGGAAAACCTGACCCACACTAAGATAAATCCGTAGTAACAGAGGTGCAAGGCCAAATGCGCCTGAGacatgtgagttgggaaaacccgaCTGGCGCCAAAATAAAGCCACTGCAGTAGAGGTGAAGGGCCAAATATGCTTGAGGCATGTAACTCGAGAAAATCTAACCCACGCTAAGCGAAATCCATTATGGCGAAGGCGCAAGGCCAAATATGTTTAAGATGTGTGAGTTGAGAAACCCAACCTGCATGGAGAAATTCGCTATAGTGGAGGCATAAGACCAAATGTGCATAAGATGCAGGAGTTAAGAAAACTCAACGCACGTGAAGAGAAATCTGCTACGATAGAAGTACAAGGCTAAATGTGCCCAAGatgcatgagtcgagaaaacttgACTTGCACTAACTCTGCTTCGACACAGGCCCAACATGCCTGAAACACTAGAATTGGGAAAACCTGACCCATAAGATAAGATCCCGAATGCTCGTGTTTCAAACCCCTCTTACAAGAGCCCCCAAGAATGCTAATATCAGTTGACACGTGGTTGCTACGTGAGATCCAAGTCATCCTCCACCCATCTTATATAACGAAGATTTAAAGCACAAGCTTTCTTTTTATCCATTATAACAAGAAAGACAAACATAAACTTTTTTATCATCCTTTATGACAATAAAGGTATTCACTAGCTTTCTTCTcatttattatgatgatgaaaaCAATCACAAACTCAATATAAAAAGATATCTTAAACCCAATGCAAAGAACTCTTTTTGAATTATTTGAACCCATATTTGGGGACCGTAGATTACTAACTTAGAGCGACTAGGTCGAGAAACCTCCCGTTATCGATCTTCATGTAGATGACAAGAATACAATGTTTCCACCTTAGAGACACTTTGGATGATGCTATATATACATGTTTAAGATCACGTCGGGCTGACCAAAACATCAACGATATTTTCTCTGAACTTATCATAACCATCAAAATTTACACAATAATAGTAtaggatacaaaaaaaaaaaatttgaagattATGAAGTAATGTGTAAAAAAGATGTCCCTGCATTTTACATGTGTGGCAGATGAAGATACGGGCACACGATTTTTTATTCAGATACCACAACATTTTTATCGATATTATTTCATTTAAATGCTTAAATCAGTAGATGAGACATGATTCATACCTTTGTATTCTTATCAGAGCAACTGATCTAAATTTGCCACATTCCTTTAGAAGTTGGGCACACAATAACAGAAGTAAAGGCTTTTTCCTGGAGAGTTTGCAGATCGTTGTCGTTTAAGAGTCAATTGTAATGAACGAAATAAAACTAAACACAAAGCAGTAAATCTGCGTGGCGGATAACAATTAATGGAAATACCACTCCAAATTACTAATTTTCACTGTACAATCCATCAGGGAAAAGCAGCAGCAAAAGCAATGTAAGTTCTGCTATACAAAACCTCTATTCCTTCTTGCACTCCTGCATATTAGAACACTAGCAAAGGCAGATGATTCTTTTTGTACATTATTCGGCAGAAGGCAACTCACTGGAAAACATTGGAGGGTGGGCGATTGGCTCAAGCGACTGCAAGGATCGGACAACCTCGACGATTGCTGGTCGCTTCTCAGGCAATATAGAAGTGCATCGAAGAGCAAGTTCGAGTACCTCCAACATCTCTTGCTGTGCTGAACTGGAGATCTTGGGATCTAATACTTGGAGAGCTCCATTTGTCATGTTCACCTTCCTTCTTACAAACTTGACGACATCGAGGGACTCCCTAACTTCCGGCTGTTCAGCTGGCCTTCCAGTAACGAGTTCCAGTAACACCACGCCGAAGCTGTATATGTCCATTTGTTCTGTTGGTTTCTTACTGCAGCCATACTCTGCAACCAGTAGCAATGCATAATGCCGTACAGATATTTCAGTTTACTAGTTGATGAAAACAAAGCAatgttcaactcattcaattcatTTCTATGAGGAAAAAAGAAACATTCATTCATCTCACAGGGAATGCAAAAGTTCATATTCCTGGCATATTTGAAATAAATAAGAAATTACAATTTCAAATACCAAACGAAATTCGATTAACCATTGTTTATGTGCAATAAGTTCAAACAATACTGAAAGCTCTAGCATTCCACTTTTGTTTTTAGCTTCCTTGTTCTATGGCCTAATTATTTATTGCTTGACATCCAAAAGCTAAGACCAGCAAAACCATGATCAGTATCTCACGCAAGACAATAGCTAGCAATTCAATTATATGCAGTCAAAATTAAATCACCAGAAAGTATTTATACACCTAGCAAGCCAGTGTCTAATTACACAAATGACGCCAAACACCTTTCATCCTCTGCCACCTCATAGTGTCAAACCTAGGAATAATTTGATATACTTCCTTACAATGTCGCTTGCTGTACATTCACTCACAGCCTTGCATTACCAAGCTTTATAAGGGTAATTTATGTATATAAGGCACCATCTCCAAGTGGGGCCAAAAGTTCTACTCGCTGTTGGTGAATTGGAGGAGATAGAATGGGGATCAAAGGCCTATTTTGATCCCTGTCCTCTGTATAACCACACTAGATCAGAGCAAAGTCTGGATACATTATCTTGTCTCAAAAATAAAGAGATTCACCTACTCTTTCAATTGAAAGCACAATGTGGACTTTAATCAAGGAACTTATATAATTTATCAAAGGAACTGAATGGCAGTCAATGTCATCCATGTTATTGCGATTAATATCTGTGGTATCTGCACCACAACGACAGATGCAAGAAACATCCAATGGGTTGGTATCTCTTGATGTAATTGAGTTGACACATTATATTGGGGAAATTCATATATGAAATATGTCTCGGTAAATCCAGAGAATTAAATTCCTAAAGAGAGTTGTAGATGATttcttatattaaataatttacctGGAGGCATATAGCAATAGCTACCCAACTCAGAAGCTACCGATGACCTGTATGAGGTCTCCCCGATTATACGATCAAGGCCAAAGTCAGTTATCTTTGGCTCAAAACCATCACCAATAAGGATATTATTAGATTTCATGTTCCGGTGAAGTATCTGTGAGACATAATCTTTGTGAAGGTACAGTAAGCCATGTGCGGATCCAATAGCCAGTTTGAGGCGAAAACTCCACTCTAGTGAAAAGCCTGGTTTATGAAGGGCATCTCCTAAGCTACCCTTTTTCAGGTACTCAAAAATAAGAAGAATTGTGCCTTTGGAGTAACAAAAGCCCAACAACTTGGCGACATTCCTATGCCTGGCCTTGGCCATTGTCTTAATTTCAGCCTTCACTATTCTGAAAGACAAGTTACTGGAGTTTAGTAGCCTCTTAACGGCAACAAATTCTCCCCCAGGTAGCTGAAGGACGTGAACTTTGCCAAAAGCACCTTCACCAATCACATTTTTCTCAACTAAAGCCATTAGCAGCTCCTCTTCTGTAATCCCGAGAGGGTAAAAGAATACCGATTTCCATGCTCCAGATCTGGGCTTTCCTCGTAACATCCTGCACACCACATAAAGCCCCACAATTAAGACTGTGAAACCAACAGCAATGGATACCACAATTGCCGCCCAGAACAATCCAATGGTCTTAGAGTTTCGTCTTTTTAGTGGCCCATTGCATGGGTTTGGCAACCCAGGGCCACACAAATCGGGATTTCCCTGTAAGAATGAAGCTGGAAGATCAGAaaccagagaagttggaacacttCCTGATAGCTGGTTGAAGGAAACATTGAACAGTGCAAGTTTCAGGTTTTGGAGCTCTGGTGGGATCTCACCGCTGAGTCTATTGCTGGAAATGTCAATGTATGTCAACACTGGTAGGTGTCCAAGAGAAGGTGGGATGTTTCCGGTCAAACTATTGTCTGCTAAGGATAACGAGACCAACTTTCTGCAGTTCCTGAGCTCTGGAATTGACCCTGTGAGCGAGTTGTGGGACAAATTTATGATACTCAAGACCGGTGAATCGAAAATATCAGCAGGGAGATCACCGGAGAAACCATTAAGCGAAGCTGAAAACCTGTACATGGTGCGAATCATTCCAAGACCTCCAGGAATTCTCCCCGTGAAGCTATTGTTATCAATCTGAACTTGCTCCAGATGAGAAAGAACTCCAGCCAAATCGGGCATCTCACCTGAGAACTGGTTGTTTTCAGCTCGGACAAGCTTCAACTCTGGCAGTGACCACAAACCAGATGGAAGTTCTCCAGAAAAGCCATTGTCCTGCACTTGAAACCTCTCGAGGCTCAGGCATTTCTCAATGCTGTAAGGTATTGGACCAGTGAAGGAGTTATCAAGAAGACTGAGTTGTTTGAGAGATTTCCCGTAGCAAACATCAGCTGGAAATGATCCAGAAAGCATATTCTGTGAGAAATCCAGAGCAGTCAGCTTCAGAAAACCCAACCCGAACCCCAAAGGGATTTTTCCTGTCAAATTATTCTGGGAAAGGTCTAAAACCTCCAGCTCATGCAAACCAATGAAGGATTCAGGAATCGCACCATAAAGACCAGATCTTTGCATCTTAAGCCATCTCAATTTAGCCAGCCCCCCAATTTCTCGAGGCAGTTCAGATGCCAAAGATGGATTCTGCGACAAGTCAAGAAGGACTAGCTCGCTCAAGTTTCTGAAAACAGGGGGACGGATGATACCTGAGAACAAGTTACTTCCCAAGTTGAGAACTTGGAGCCGCTCCAAGGAACCCAAGCGGACGGGTATTTGGCCTTCAATGCGGTTCCTACTGAGATCGAGCGTAGATAGACTGGAGAGCAGAACTATTTGGTCGGGAAATGTTCCCCAAAGCAGATTGTTGCTGAGATTGAGAGTGACCAGTCTGGTGCACTCGGAGAGCCGGAGAGAGATGGCCTCGTTGAAGAAGTTGTTGGCAAGGTTGAGGTCGGAGAGCTGAGGGAGTTGGCAGATGGAaggagagatgtcaccggtgaggtTGAGGCCGTGAAGATCCACAGAGGTGACCAGAGAAGTGGTCTTGGAGCAAGTGATGCCAGTCCAGTTGCAGTGGTTCGTGGAGTTCGGGGACCAGTCGGATAGAGCCAAGGTAGGGTCCTCCATGGAGGACTTGAAGGTGAGGAGGAGGTCTGTTTCAGAGGAAGAGCTGAGGGCACTGacaaaggagagaaagagagTCAGGAGGAGAGTTTGGTGAGCTGCGGAGGAGGAAGCCATGGTTTCTTCTTCCCACTCTTTGGGTCTGAGACAGAGTTGTCTTCTGCTGCCAAGGCTTGTAGTGGAGTGGGGACTTGGAGTCATTCTTTGAGCTGGAGATGAGATCAACACCCTTTTGTAGTTGTCGTTGCAGCGAGGCTGATGATGCAGTGATGCTGCCTCTGCACTGCAACAGCACTGCATGCTCTGTTAGATTTAGTCCTTGGCATTGAAGAGACACCCAGATGCACAGAGTCCTCCATGACCGGTGGACTCCACTACCTGACGCTGGCTTCATCTACCTCATGACCTACCATTAATCTTGTGTTGATGATGCAGTACAAATAACAGGCTTAAAATAATAAACGAAGAAGAATACCGACACAGACTGCAGAACCCAAAGCAGGGATGGATTAAAAGCACTTGAAAGACTGACCCGTGAGTCGGAGATGATATGTCAGAGGTCACTGCGAAGCGACGACCCGAGTTCACTCCAGCGTTGCCTCCCGGTCGTCCTCCTCCGATCACACGGCTGTGACGAAGGTTACGATTCCCATGCAAGAGGTAGCGGTCGACGGTGGACGCACACCCATACTTTTATTCAGCTACGTCCAAAAAGGCGCACTGAGATGCTCCGTCGATTGTTGCACTGTCATCCTCCGCTGTACATTGATTAGCATGTAAACCAAAGGGAAAAGAAAAGTCAATGCTTTGTGAGTGAGACAGTACTCGATGGACATAATTACCATGCTTTAGTCTGCAATGTATGCTGTTCTCCGATCACCAAATCTTGCCATGCCCGGCTGCAGGATTATATATGGCAAGGAATCTCCAAGTTCTTCACCATGAAATCCAGGTGTGTGAATAATGATCACATACAGAAAGGTGTCTGCTTCTGGTGGGGTTTCAGGTAAGACAACAATGGTACAGTGAAATTTGGTAGAGAACGTGACATTGTCTTTTGCATTCCACCACAAACCCTCCACTAGCAAGTTGTTGACCTTTAACCAAAGAGAGTCAACCCCAAGCAGAAAAAGAACATAACCCACCCAAGAGAAAGATTGCCCACATCAACTTATTACTTTCAGAATCAGAATCCATGATGAAGATGGAACCGCGAGATCTGTCTCACCCCATCCCACGGGACTCCTTTCAAGATCTACCTTTTTTCCTTCTTCCCATGAGTTAATGGTATCGGATATGGATAGAGGTCTGAAGTGGCACCAACTTGAGCACCGAATGAAATGAATTCTTGAGCACGAAGACTGCACCACCACCATGATTGCTCTTGTCCTGCACTTGGGGCTTTGTTCCAAGTGTAACATCCACCGAGCTGACAGCATCTTAGTAAGGCTGATGAAACTGCACATATGATCTAAgttgttcttttcttcttcttcttcaagagtTCATTGGAGTGGGCCAACAATCTCGTCACTGGATTCTTCGAGAAATTGTAGGATTAGCATTGTCATTAGGTGGGAGCGATATTGTTGTCTGTTAAGAAAAGATAAGGGTTAGTAGGATTAACAATTAAACATTTATGCATAGGCACACATGATAATACATGTAACCAATACAGAAAAGGAAATTGCTATCACATAATCACCTGATACAAATTGCTGTAAGCAACCATAAATTTCAGGAGCATTCTTTGTTAAGATAAACCAATTGCCTAATTCTGGAGCATTGTTCCCTGCAAATTGTCTATGATCCACATCGAACAAAATAGATACCGATACAAGAATGTTTCCATATTGCAGGCTTCATATTACTTCTTAGAAGAAAAGGACAAATCAACTTTAACCAAAAATCTGAATTTGAACTATTGTG
Coding sequences:
- the LOC135593903 gene encoding probably inactive leucine-rich repeat receptor-like protein kinase At5g06940 isoform X2; its protein translation is MTPSPHSTTSLGSRRQLCLRPKEWEEETMASSSAAHQTLLLTLFLSFVSALSSSSETDLLLTFKSSMEDPTLALSDWSPNSTNHCNWTGITCSKTTSLVTSVDLHGLNLTGDISPSICQLPQLSDLNLANNFFNEAISLRLSECTRLVTLNLSNNLLWGTFPDQIVLLSSLSTLDLSRNRIEGQIPVRLGSLERLQVLNLGSNLFSGIIRPPVFRNLSELVLLDLSQNPSLASELPREIGGLAKLRWLKMQRSGLYGAIPESFIGLHELEVLDLSQNNLTGKIPLGFGLGFLKLTALDFSQNMLSGSFPADVCYGKSLKQLSLLDNSFTGPIPYSIEKCLSLERFQVQDNGFSGELPSGLWSLPELKLVRAENNQFSGEMPDLAGVLSHLEQVQIDNNSFTGRIPGGLGMIRTMYRFSASLNGFSGDLPADIFDSPVLSIINLSHNSLTGSIPELRNCRKLVSLSLADNSLTGNIPPSLGHLPVLTYIDISSNRLSGEIPPELQNLKLALFNVSFNQLSGSVPTSLVSDLPASFLQGNPDLCGPGLPNPCNGPLKRRNSKTIGLFWAAIVVSIAVGFTVLIVGLYVVCRMLRGKPRSGAWKSVFFYPLGITEEELLMALVEKNVIGEGAFGKVHVLQLPGGEFVAVKRLLNSSNLSFRIVKAEIKTMAKARHRNVAKLLGFCYSKGTILLIFEYLKKGSLGDALHKPGFSLEWSFRLKLAIGSAHGLLYLHKDYVSQILHRNMKSNNILIGDGFEPKITDFGLDRIIGETSYRSSVASELGSYCYMPPEYGCSKKPTEQMDIYSFGVVLLELVTGRPAEQPEVRESLDVVKFVRRKVNMTNGALQVLDPKISSSAQQEMLEVLELALRCTSILPEKRPAIVEVVRSLQSLEPIAHPPMFSSELPSAE
- the LOC135593903 gene encoding probably inactive leucine-rich repeat receptor-like protein kinase At5g06940 isoform X1, with amino-acid sequence MQCCCSAEAASLHHQPRCNDNYKRVLISSPAQRMTPSPHSTTSLGSRRQLCLRPKEWEEETMASSSAAHQTLLLTLFLSFVSALSSSSETDLLLTFKSSMEDPTLALSDWSPNSTNHCNWTGITCSKTTSLVTSVDLHGLNLTGDISPSICQLPQLSDLNLANNFFNEAISLRLSECTRLVTLNLSNNLLWGTFPDQIVLLSSLSTLDLSRNRIEGQIPVRLGSLERLQVLNLGSNLFSGIIRPPVFRNLSELVLLDLSQNPSLASELPREIGGLAKLRWLKMQRSGLYGAIPESFIGLHELEVLDLSQNNLTGKIPLGFGLGFLKLTALDFSQNMLSGSFPADVCYGKSLKQLSLLDNSFTGPIPYSIEKCLSLERFQVQDNGFSGELPSGLWSLPELKLVRAENNQFSGEMPDLAGVLSHLEQVQIDNNSFTGRIPGGLGMIRTMYRFSASLNGFSGDLPADIFDSPVLSIINLSHNSLTGSIPELRNCRKLVSLSLADNSLTGNIPPSLGHLPVLTYIDISSNRLSGEIPPELQNLKLALFNVSFNQLSGSVPTSLVSDLPASFLQGNPDLCGPGLPNPCNGPLKRRNSKTIGLFWAAIVVSIAVGFTVLIVGLYVVCRMLRGKPRSGAWKSVFFYPLGITEEELLMALVEKNVIGEGAFGKVHVLQLPGGEFVAVKRLLNSSNLSFRIVKAEIKTMAKARHRNVAKLLGFCYSKGTILLIFEYLKKGSLGDALHKPGFSLEWSFRLKLAIGSAHGLLYLHKDYVSQILHRNMKSNNILIGDGFEPKITDFGLDRIIGETSYRSSVASELGSYCYMPPEYGCSKKPTEQMDIYSFGVVLLELVTGRPAEQPEVRESLDVVKFVRRKVNMTNGALQVLDPKISSSAQQEMLEVLELALRCTSILPEKRPAIVEVVRSLQSLEPIAHPPMFSSELPSAE